A single region of the Novosphingobium sp. SL115 genome encodes:
- a CDS encoding saccharopine dehydrogenase family protein — translation MDKQERPYDIVVYGATGFTGRLVAEYLARHYGQEGPRWAMAGRSAAKLAEVRALIDAPKNTPLIVADSDDPATLAAMAAQARVVVTTVGPYQLYGEPVLAACVAAGTDYADLCGEPVWMRQMIDKYGDDANRTGARICFSSGFDSIPFDLGVLMLQKEAVSRFGRPAPRVKGRMRAFKGGVSGGTAASLKATLAALGKEPALIPLMASPFCLTPGFEGPAQPAGDKAQYDEALGSWEAPFIMAAINTKNVHRTNALLGHPWGTDFTYDEMVLTGPGDAGRAAAEYVAANPPIGRADDPQPGEGPSKEERETGFYDVLFLGEMPDGQVLRYGVKGKYDPGYGSTSRMIAETGIALLSSTAAGVIGTPGGVLGEALVARLRAHADIAFAAED, via the coding sequence ATGGACAAGCAGGAGCGGCCTTACGACATTGTCGTTTACGGGGCGACGGGGTTCACCGGGCGGCTGGTGGCCGAATATCTGGCACGGCATTATGGGCAGGAAGGCCCACGCTGGGCGATGGCGGGACGCAGCGCGGCAAAACTGGCTGAAGTGCGCGCGCTGATCGATGCACCCAAGAACACACCGCTGATTGTGGCCGACAGTGATGATCCGGCCACTCTTGCCGCGATGGCGGCACAGGCTCGCGTGGTGGTGACCACGGTTGGGCCGTATCAGCTTTATGGTGAACCGGTGCTCGCGGCCTGCGTCGCGGCGGGAACCGACTATGCCGATTTGTGCGGTGAACCGGTGTGGATGCGCCAGATGATCGACAAATACGGCGATGACGCCAACCGGACGGGCGCACGCATCTGTTTTTCCAGCGGGTTCGATTCGATCCCCTTCGATCTGGGTGTGCTGATGTTGCAGAAAGAGGCGGTGTCCCGGTTTGGCCGCCCTGCCCCGCGCGTGAAAGGACGGATGCGCGCATTCAAAGGCGGTGTTTCGGGCGGCACGGCGGCCAGTTTGAAGGCGACGCTGGCCGCGCTGGGCAAAGAGCCTGCGCTGATCCCGCTGATGGCCAGCCCGTTCTGCCTGACGCCGGGCTTCGAAGGTCCGGCGCAGCCCGCGGGCGATAAAGCACAGTATGATGAAGCGCTGGGAAGCTGGGAGGCGCCGTTCATCATGGCGGCAATCAACACCAAGAACGTCCACCGCACCAATGCCCTGCTGGGCCATCCGTGGGGCACCGATTTCACCTATGACGAAATGGTGCTGACCGGGCCAGGCGATGCGGGCCGCGCGGCGGCGGAATATGTGGCGGCCAATCCGCCCATTGGCCGTGCCGACGATCCGCAACCGGGCGAAGGGCCGTCAAAGGAAGAGCGCGAGACGGGCTTTTACGATGTGCTGTTCTTGGGCGAAATGCCGGATGGGCAGGTGCTGCGCTATGGCGTGAAGGGCAAATACGATCCGGGCTATGGATCGACCAGCCGGATGATTGCCGAAACCGGTATTGCCCTGCTGTCGAGCACGGCGGCGGGCGTCATCGGCACACCCGGCGGGGTTCTGGGTGAAGCGCTGGTGGCGCGGTTGCGCGCCCACGCCGATATCGCCTTCGCAGCGGAAGATTGA